From one Culex quinquefasciatus strain JHB chromosome 3, VPISU_Cqui_1.0_pri_paternal, whole genome shotgun sequence genomic stretch:
- the LOC6047258 gene encoding G-protein coupled receptor Mth2 isoform X1, with protein MIPRYVCAFLVVFGVRGISGDSLPCDFIDSVNITDGVRDSAGNIIHNNILYKPKYFRTIDYDYEHFSRKKFVAEYIRGCPCAVRLCIRMCCPYGTVFFQRKCVPTEGQLVVNVNTTLYNSNRSSEVVDLTQNQMYGFLYGKPCESVYQLDPENSPEDEWIFARNGSIIYDSRLMTRNQFCFMQNNNSEPVIPYICFEPEEDFKYALYPIGMLLSVPFLLITLFVYACIPELRNMHGKSLMCYVLGLTVGYTALSLVQMRLFAAETTPCVVAGYTLYFFFMVSFFWLNVMSFDIYWTFSGNRGAKSTERKKFCLYSLYAWGCPVLLAVLAFVMDNTELVPEYYRPRMGKTRCLLQENKYVEFLYLYLPMLILVFANVMFFVITAIRIIKIQRETSVVRRGDSKRHSKLDNDRDRFSLYLRLFIVMGVTWSMEVLSWAVNNVAWVFYISDVCNCIQGFLIFMLFVWKQKVKRLIYKKYVRYSKQERTGAIAVNLQHTYDGHNLLVQRVKATDDGADELGKRHQHGLGTAVEQAAESVRLSAANRASLERVISVDRTTEESDLLTTSDGEQEYNQRKS; from the exons ATGATTCCAAGGTACGTGTGTGCCTTCTTGGTGGTGTTCGGCGTGCGCGGCATCTCCGGGGACAGTTTGCCGTGTGACTTTATCGATTCGGTCAACATCACCGACGGAGTGCGGGACTCGGCCGGCAACATCATCCACAACAACATTCTGTACAAACCAAAGTACTTCCGGACGATCGACTACGATTACGAGCACTTTTCGAGAAAGAAGTTTGTGGCCGAGTACATCCGGGGGTGTCCGTGTGCCGTGCGGTTGTGTATCCGGATGTGCTGTCCGTACGGGACGGTGTTCTTCCAGCGAAAGTGTGTTCCGACCGAGGGTCAGCTGGTGGTGAATGTGAACACCACGTTGTACAACAGCAACCGAAGCTCGGAGGTTGTCGATTTGACGCAGAATCAGATGTACGGGTTTCTGTACGGTAAACCGTGTGAATCGGTGTACCAGCTGGATCCGGAGAACAGTCCAGAGGATGAGTGGATCTTTGCGAGG AACGGCAGCATCATCTACGACTCCCGCCTTATGACGAGGAACCAGTTCTGCTTCATGCAGAACAACAACTCGGAACCGGTGATCCCGTACATCTGCTTCGAGCCCGAGGAAGACTTCAAGTATGCGTTGTATCCGATTG GAATGTTGCTGTCGGTGCCGTTTCTGCTCATCACGCTGTTCGTGTACGCGTGCATTCCGGAGCTGCGGAACATGCACGGCAAGTCCCTGATGTGCTACGTCCTGGGGCTGACCGTCGGCTACACGGCCCTCTCCCTGGTCCAGATGCGGCTGTTTGCGGCCGAAACCACCCCCTGCGTCGTGGCCGGCTACACGCTGTACTTCTTCTTCATGGTTAGCTTCTTCTGGCTCAACGTGATGTCGTTCGATATCTACTGGACGTTTAG CGGAAACCGCGGCGCCAAGAGTACCGAGCGTAAAAAGTTCTGTCTCTATTCGCTGTACGCCTGGGGATGCCCGGTGCTGCTGGCCGTCCTGGCCTTCGTCATGGACAACACCGAACTCGTTCCGGAGTACTACCGGCCCCGGATGGGCAAAACGCGATGCCTCCTGCAGG AAAACAAATACGTAGAGTTCCTCTATCTCTATCTGCCAATGCTGATTCTGGTGTTTGCTAACGTGATGTTCTTCGTGATAACCGCGATACGGATTATCAAAATCCAGCGGGAAACTTCCGTGGTGCGCCGTGGGGATTCGAAGCGCCACTCCAAGCTGGACAATGACCGGGACCG ATTCAGCCTGTACCTGCGGCTGTTCATCGTGATGGGGGTGACCTGGTCGATGGAGGTGCTCTCGTGGGCGGTCAACAACGTGGCCTGGGTGTTCTACATCTCGGACGTGTGCAACTGCATCCAGGGCTTCCTGATCTTCATGCTGTTCGTGTGGAAGCAGAAGGTCAAGCGGCTGATCTACAAAAAGTAT GTTCGGTATTCAAAGCAAGAGCGAACAGGAGCAATCGCTGTCAACCTGCAGCACACGTACGACGGCCACAACCTCCTCGTTCAACGGGTCAAGGCCACTGACGACGGCGCGGATGAACTCGGAAAACGGCACCAGCACGGCCTGGGAACGGCAGTCGAGCAAGCCGCTGAATCAGTTCGCCTAAGCGCGGCCAACAGAGCCAGCCTGGAGCGGGTCATCAGCGTGGACCGGACCACCGAAGAGAGCGACCTGCTGACGACCTCGGACGGAGAACAGGAATATAACCAAAGAAAAAGCTGa
- the LOC6047259 gene encoding uncharacterized protein LOC6047259: MHQFHSANQAIQSAREMLFQVVNLLGLVAVSLAYRQYAYSTEVKHIIPIKQDLIESPQDIPTIVVLGEGEESSEKQPEPEQQLQEPVEPEQEQAIEQQENTLESEPEVDLNSHYFSHYPKYQYEYGVKDYLTGDHKSQWETREGDVVRGEYTLLQPDGTHRVVRYTADDKNGFEAEIKNVGKANELSDGAGEIDVRSLQTTAEEEEGSQGEELSSGKSDGQIAYSYNKLRQYL, translated from the coding sequence ATGCATCAGTTCCATTCTGCAAATCAAGCGATACAGTCAGCTAGAGAAATGTTATTCCAAGTAGTGAACCTTTTAGGGCTTGTCGCGGTCAGCTTAGCATATCGTCAGTATGCATACAGTACAGAGGTGAAGCACATCATCCCAATCAAGCAGGATCTCATCGAAAGCCCACAGGACATACCGACGATCGTGGTACTTGGAGAGGGTGAAGAATCCAGTGAAAAGCAACCAGAACCAGAGCAACAACTACAGGAACCCGTTGAACCAGAACAAGAACAAGCAATCGAGCAACAGGAAAACACATTGGAAAGTGAACCCGAAGTCGACCTGAACTCCCACTACTTTAGCCACTACCCAAAGTACCAGTACGAATACGGCGTTAAGGACTACCTCACCGGAGATCACAAGAGTCAGTGGGAGACCCGCGAGGGAGATGTCGTCCGGGGGGAGTACACGCTGCTGCAGCCGGACGGAACGCACCGGGTTGTGCGCTACACCGCGGACGACAAGAACGGATTCGAGGCCGAGATTAAGAACGTCGGAAAGGCGAACGAGCTGAGTGATGGCGCTGGGGAGATTGATGTGCGGAGTCTGCAGACAACCGCCGAAGAAGAGGAGGGATCGCAGGGCGAGGAGCTCAGCAGTGGGAAGAGTGATGGGCAAATTGCGTACAGTTATAATAAGTTGCGGCAATATCTGTGA
- the LOC6047258 gene encoding G-protein coupled receptor Mth2 isoform X2, which yields MIPRYVCAFLVVFGVRGISGDSLPCDFIDSVNITDGVRDSAGNIIHNNILYKPKYFRTIDYDYEHFSRKKFVAEYIRGCPCAVRLCIRMCCPYGTVFFQRKCVPTEGQLVVNVNTTLYNSNRSSEVVDLTQNQMYGFLYGKPCESVYQLDPENSPEDEWIFARNGSIIYDSRLMTRNQFCFMQNNNSEPVIPYICFEPEEDFKYALYPIGMLLSVPFLLITLFVYACIPELRNMHGKSLMCYVLGLTVGYTALSLVQMRLFAAETTPCVVAGYTLYFFFMVSFFWLNVMSFDIYWTFSGNRGAKSTERKKFCLYSLYAWGCPVLLAVLAFVMDNTELVPEYYRPRMGKTRCLLQENKYVEFLYLYLPMLILVFANVMFFVITAIRIIKIQRETSVVRRGDSKRHSKLDNDRDRFSLYLRLFIVMGVTWSMEVLSWAVNNVAWVFYISDVCNCIQGFLIFMLFVWKQKVKRLIYKKFGIQSKSEQEQSLSTCSTRTTATTSSFNGSRPLTTARMNSENGTSTAWERQSSKPLNQFA from the exons ATGATTCCAAGGTACGTGTGTGCCTTCTTGGTGGTGTTCGGCGTGCGCGGCATCTCCGGGGACAGTTTGCCGTGTGACTTTATCGATTCGGTCAACATCACCGACGGAGTGCGGGACTCGGCCGGCAACATCATCCACAACAACATTCTGTACAAACCAAAGTACTTCCGGACGATCGACTACGATTACGAGCACTTTTCGAGAAAGAAGTTTGTGGCCGAGTACATCCGGGGGTGTCCGTGTGCCGTGCGGTTGTGTATCCGGATGTGCTGTCCGTACGGGACGGTGTTCTTCCAGCGAAAGTGTGTTCCGACCGAGGGTCAGCTGGTGGTGAATGTGAACACCACGTTGTACAACAGCAACCGAAGCTCGGAGGTTGTCGATTTGACGCAGAATCAGATGTACGGGTTTCTGTACGGTAAACCGTGTGAATCGGTGTACCAGCTGGATCCGGAGAACAGTCCAGAGGATGAGTGGATCTTTGCGAGG AACGGCAGCATCATCTACGACTCCCGCCTTATGACGAGGAACCAGTTCTGCTTCATGCAGAACAACAACTCGGAACCGGTGATCCCGTACATCTGCTTCGAGCCCGAGGAAGACTTCAAGTATGCGTTGTATCCGATTG GAATGTTGCTGTCGGTGCCGTTTCTGCTCATCACGCTGTTCGTGTACGCGTGCATTCCGGAGCTGCGGAACATGCACGGCAAGTCCCTGATGTGCTACGTCCTGGGGCTGACCGTCGGCTACACGGCCCTCTCCCTGGTCCAGATGCGGCTGTTTGCGGCCGAAACCACCCCCTGCGTCGTGGCCGGCTACACGCTGTACTTCTTCTTCATGGTTAGCTTCTTCTGGCTCAACGTGATGTCGTTCGATATCTACTGGACGTTTAG CGGAAACCGCGGCGCCAAGAGTACCGAGCGTAAAAAGTTCTGTCTCTATTCGCTGTACGCCTGGGGATGCCCGGTGCTGCTGGCCGTCCTGGCCTTCGTCATGGACAACACCGAACTCGTTCCGGAGTACTACCGGCCCCGGATGGGCAAAACGCGATGCCTCCTGCAGG AAAACAAATACGTAGAGTTCCTCTATCTCTATCTGCCAATGCTGATTCTGGTGTTTGCTAACGTGATGTTCTTCGTGATAACCGCGATACGGATTATCAAAATCCAGCGGGAAACTTCCGTGGTGCGCCGTGGGGATTCGAAGCGCCACTCCAAGCTGGACAATGACCGGGACCG ATTCAGCCTGTACCTGCGGCTGTTCATCGTGATGGGGGTGACCTGGTCGATGGAGGTGCTCTCGTGGGCGGTCAACAACGTGGCCTGGGTGTTCTACATCTCGGACGTGTGCAACTGCATCCAGGGCTTCCTGATCTTCATGCTGTTCGTGTGGAAGCAGAAGGTCAAGCGGCTGATCTACAAAAA GTTCGGTATTCAAAGCAAGAGCGAACAGGAGCAATCGCTGTCAACCTGCAGCACACGTACGACGGCCACAACCTCCTCGTTCAACGGGTCAAGGCCACTGACGACGGCGCGGATGAACTCGGAAAACGGCACCAGCACGGCCTGGGAACGGCAGTCGAGCAAGCCGCTGAATCAGTTCGCCTAA